A single Lactuca sativa cultivar Salinas chromosome 8, Lsat_Salinas_v11, whole genome shotgun sequence DNA region contains:
- the LOC111881443 gene encoding NAD(P)H-quinone oxidoreductase subunit L, chloroplastic: MVINKMSSSLSFNIPKALPSLPQCKFQPLSTQLNKKQPRIFTPHKKSYKLTIVNQKKSEDGFTLNKSHLAIQVGALLTTIVSEPAFAITGVNYEEDIVWVLIQSAISAFFYFLVAPPFIMNWLRTRWFKRNLLEMYVQFMFVFLFFPGVLLWAPFLNFRKFPRDPDMKYPWSVPKDPSKIRNNYKKFPWATIDDYEV; this comes from the exons atggtCATAAACAAAATGAGCTCATCCTTGAGCTTCAATATCCCAAAGGCTTTGCCTTCTCTTCCTCAATGCAAATTCCAGCCTCTTTCCACtcaattaaataaaaaacaaccTCGTATCTTCACTCCACACAAGAAGTCGTAT AAACTCACAATTGTGAATCAGAAAAAAAGTGAAGATGGATTCACTTTGAACAAATCCCATTTAGCAATCCAAGTTGGAGCACTTTTAACAACT ATTGTGAGTGAACCGGCTTTTGCGATAACCGGAGTAAACTATGAAGAGGATATTGTGTGGGTGTTGATACAATCAGCCATATCTGCATTCTTCTATTTTCTAGTGGCACCA CCATTTATCATGAATTGGTTGAGGACAAGATGGTTCAAGAGAAATCTTTTGGAGATGTACGTGCAATTTATGTTTGTCTTCCTGTTCTTCCCGGG GGTGTTGCTGTGGGCCCCATTTTTGAACTTTAGGAAATTCCCAAGAGATCCGGACATGAAGTACCCTTGGTCTGTTCCCAAAGatcctt
- the LOC111881452 gene encoding uncharacterized protein LOC111881452: MMSLTTHPHFKFGFSVSQIQSHVETSSSMIFKTSRTRRKLQNLHTSSSFNSSNLKLHSLRPVITRVSSSSDSGGTFHDDTPQKVSDDISGYKASSSTNSGDGYVGLFIRMLGLDNDLSDREQAVDALWKYSLGGKQCVDTIMKSSGSVFLTVNLLNSESDVACEAAAGLLRMISSINIYRDFVAESGAIQEITSLLRRPSLTSEIKEQSLCVLANLSVDEKLRLQIANSDLLPLLIKFLDDEDMKVIEASGGVLANLALSVANHKVMVETGVIPPLAKFLRTDIEASKIIRKEAQSALLEIGKDDYYKILLIEEGLVLVPLVGPGAYKSFRPSLHSWPSLPDGSELNVKQTPKTPSRFGASELLLGLHVEEDEQNSKLEEAKKNAIVGRTQQQFLARIGAIETETENGNSKFTILPWVDGVARMVLILELEDESAIVKAADAIADVAISEHMRSSFMEAGAVKNLIRIIDHESESVRSSVVRALERLSISNDVCKRIEAEGVLEHLIALLKKSDANGDLTYMILNILARILDPSKQMKSKFYDAPVNGSKKGWNEAKLSTSWQTIQVEDLSDSTFLSRLIEILKSSSFVLQTKAASILEFLTTFESCRDKIVLFDIESALNSIFQHKFFNETESEIEFEEPELQTLETEEAGVAVSTASRLLTRLLDSQHFKKTANISKFTKSLRKILTSKIPLQNKDWVAACLIKLSSQTPIPIPNPINTDIIIHETIPRLIQQIKDSDSNSNSDSDSDSARIQEDAVLELNRIVSEGVVEYNRAVANKGGIFALVKAVEEGNDRVVEGGLAVLYSLGMEAENHPAMVAAGVVPVLRRIVICERVEWVKALHLLRMLPT, translated from the exons ATGATGTCCTTAACAACTCATCCCCATTTCAAATTTGGTTTCTCCGTATCTCAAATTCAATCCCATGTCGAAACATCCTCTTCGATGATCTTTAAAACCTCAAGAACCAGAAGAAAACTTCAAAATTTACACACTTCATCTTCGTTCAATTCATCAAACCTGAAACTACACTCTCTACGTCCAGTCATCACTAGGGTCAGCAGCAGTAGTGACAGCGGTGGCACATTTCACGACGACACCCCACAAAAAGTTTCCGATGATATTTCT GGTTATAAGGCGAGCAGCTCAACTAACTCCGGCGATGGGTATGTGGGGTTGTTTATTCGGATGCTAGGGTTAGATAACGATCTTTCAGATAGAGAGCAAGCTGTTGATGCATTATGGAAATACTCTTTGGGTGGAAAACAGTGTGTTGATACAATCATGAAATCCAGTGGTTCTGTTTTCCTCACTGTAAATCTTTTAAACTCAGAGTCTGATGTCGCATGTGAAGCAGCTGCAGGACTTTTGAGAATGATATCATCAATTAACATCTATAGAGATTTTGTAGCAGAAAGTGGAGCTATACAAGAAATTACTAGTCTTTTGAGAAGACCTTCATTGACTTCTGAG ATAAAGGAGCAAAGTTTATGTGTGTTAGCAAACCTCTCAGTTGATGAAAAACTTAGACTCCAAATTGCAAACTCTGATCTTCTTCCTTTACTTATTAAATTCTTGGATGATGAAGACATGAAAGTTATAGAAGCATCTGGTGGTGTTTTGGCTAATTTAGCATTAAGTGTTGCTAATCACAAAGTTATGGTCGAGACAGGTGTCATTCCCCCATTG GCCAAATTTCTAAGAACAGACATTGAAGCATCCAAGATCATTAGAAAAGAAGCACAAAGTGCATTATTGGAGATAGGAAAAGACGACTATTACAAAATCCTTTTAATAGAAGAAGGTCTTGTTCTAGTTCCTTTAGTTGGTCCAGGGGCATATAAGTCATTTCGTCCATCTTTACATTCTTGGCCTTCTCTACCCGATGGAAGTGAGCTAAATGTGAAACAAACTCCAAAAACTCCATCAAGATTCGGTGCATCAGAATTGCTTTTAGGGTTACAtgttgaagaagatgaacaaaattcaaaattagaaGAAGCAAAAAAGAATGCAATAGTTGGGAGAACACAACAACAGTTTCTTGCACGAATTGGAGCTATAGAAACAGAAACAGAAAATggaaatagtaaatttacgatttTGCCCTGGGTTGATGGTGTGGCGCGGATGGTTTTGATTCTTGAATTGGAAGACGAATCGGCTATTGTGAAAGCTGCTGATGCGATTGCTGACGTGGCGATTAGTGAGCATATGAGGAGCTCTTTTATGGAAGCGGGAGCTGTGAAGAATTTAATTCGGATTATTGATCATGAAAGTGAATCTGTTAGATCAAGTGTTGTTCGTGCTTTAGAGAGGCTTTCAATCAG CAACGATGTTTGCAAGAGAATTGAAGCGGAGGGCGTTTTGGAACATTTGATAGCATTATTAAAAAAATCAGATGCCAATGGAGATTTAACTTACATG ATCTTGAATATTCTTGCTCGGATTTTAGATCCTAGCAAACAAATGAAATCAAAG TTTTATGATGCACCTGTTAATGGATCTAAGAAAGGATGGAATGAAGCAAAACTGTCAACCAG CTGGCAAACGATCCAAGTGGAGGATCTTTCAGATTCCACATTCCTTTCACGATTAATTGAAATCTTGAAGAGTTCTTCGTTTGTTTTGCAAACAAAAGCAGCTTCTATTCTTGAATTCTTGACAACATTCGAGAGTTGTAGGGACAAAATCGTCTTATTTGATATCGAATCTGCTTTGAATTCCATTTTCCAACATAAGTTCTTTAATG AAACGGAATCCGAAATTGAATTTGAAGAACCCGAACTACAAACCCTAGAAACGGAAGAAGCCGGGGTGGCGGTATCCACCGCATCACGCCTACTCACCCGCCTTCTCGATTCCCAACATTTCAAAAAAACCGCAAACATTTCCAAATTCACAAAATCCCTCCGCAAAATCCTCACCTCCAAAATCCCTCTTCAAAACAAAGATTGGGTAGCCGCATGCCTCATCAAACTCTCTTCACAAactccaattccaattccaaatCCAATCAACACCGACATCATTATCCATGAAACCATCCCAAGACTCATTCAACAAATCAAGGATTCtgattccaattccaattccgaTTCCGATTCTGATTCCGCTCGAATCCAAGAAGATGCGGTTTTGGAGTTGAATAGGATTGTTTCGGAAGGGGTTGTGGAGTATAATCGAGCGGTTGCTAATAAAGGTGGGATTTTTGCGTTGGTGAAGGCGGTGGAAGAGGGGAATGATAGGGTGGTGGAAGGTGGTTTGGCGGTGCTTTATAGTTTGGGTATGGAGGCGGAGAACCACCCCGCCATGGTGGCGGCTGGGGTGGTTCCGGTGTTGAGGAGGATTGTGATTTGTGAGAGGGTGGAGTGGGTCAAAGCTCTTCATTTGCTTAGAATGTTGCCTACTTGA
- the LOC111881447 gene encoding probable NAD(P)H dehydrogenase subunit CRR3, chloroplastic, with amino-acid sequence MIGLTSIAINRPLILSSLSDKTNPDTKPKVRRINSATPLPPPSIPAGKQEKKPSVAEIERAIGAGIFRDRDINSESEQEKTFFDSILSNSIGRTEGDVEKKLRETGEWIIDKTEGPSRSTGKNILKVVFLWILPLWIISFLVASGVVKLPIISPFLDDLLM; translated from the exons ATGATAGGCTTAACTTCCATCGCCATTAACAGACCACTCATTCTCTCCTCTCTATCAGATAAAACCAATCCAGATACTAAACCCAAAGTTCGCCGGATCAACTCCGCGACACCACTACCACCGCCGTCAATCCCAGCAGGAAAACAAGAGAAGAAACCCTCAGTTGCAGAAATAGAACGAGCTATTGGAGCAGGAATTTTCAGAGATCGTGACATCAACAG TGAATCCGAGCAAGAGAAAACGTTTTTTGATTCAATTTTGTCGAATTCGATTGGGAGAACGGAAGGGGATGTGGAGAAGAAGCTTCGAGAGACTGGTGAATGGATAATTGATAAAACCGAAGGCCCATCTCGCTCTACTG GGAAGAATATTCTGAAGGTGGTGTTCTTATGGATTCTTCCATTGTGGATCATATCATTTCTTGTGGCTTCCGGTGTTGTAAAGCTCCCAATCATCTCCCCATTTCTTGATGATCTGCTCATGTGA
- the LOC111881446 gene encoding putative clathrin assembly protein At2g01600, which yields MGTMQTWRKAYGALKDQTKVGLAHVNSDFKDVDVAIVKATNHVECPPKERHIRKILAYTSAVRPRADVQYCLHALARRLAKTRNWTVALKTLIVIHRTLREGDPTFREELVNFQQRGRVLQLANFKDDSSPIAWDCSAWVRTYGLFLEERLECFRVLKYDIEAEKIPRLAQGQENKGYSRTRDLESEELLEQLPALQQLLYRLMGCRPEGAAVGNYLIQYALALVLKESFKIYCAVNDGIINLIDKFFEMPRHEAIKALDIYKRAGQQAGSLSDFYDVCKRLELARNFQFPVLREPPQSFLATMEEYIREAPRLVSGPTQTLEYPERLMLTYKPEAEAEEEDKHEEEETYSTSDEIKAVPINDFLASNHVHEPPPPPPPQPTFNSRDPDDLLGLNFDDPLPNGSAIEETNALALAIIPSDTTSGFQSKDFDPTGWELALVTTPSTNISSIQDRQLAGGLDSLTLNSLYDEGAYRASQQPVYGSPAPNPFDTPDPFGAPPGQLTPYHLPNPNPNPNPNPFGPYQPNLMMGPAPPNPFFDSGFGQFPVNNGAHPHTNNPFGTTLL from the exons ATGGGTACTATGCAAACATGGCGGAAAGCCTATGGTGCTCTCAAAGATCAAACCAAAGTCGGATTAGCCCACGTCAATAGCGATTTCAAG GATGTGGATGTTGCGATCGTTAAAGCTACCAATCATGTTGAGTGCCCACCCAAAGAGAGACACATCAGAA AAATTTTGGCGTATACTTCTGCTGTTCGTCCTCGAGCGGATGTACAATACTGTTTACATGCCCTAGCAAGGAGATTGGCTAAAACTCGTAATTGGACG GTGGCTTTAAAAACACTGATAGTCATCCATAGGACACTAAGGGAAGGTGATCCAACTTTCAGGGAAGAACTTGTAAATTTTCAACAAAGAGGGCGTGTTCTTCAACTTGCTAATTTCAAAGATGATTCAAGCCCTATTG CTTGGGATTGTTCTGCTTGGGTACGTACATATGGACTTTTCTTAGAAGAAAGACTTGAATGTTTTAGAGTTTTGAAATATGATATTGAAGCTGAAAAAATCCCAAGACTTGCTCAAGGTCAAGAAAataag GGTTATAGCAGAACAAGGGATTTAGAAAGTGAAGAATTATTGGAACAACTTCCTGCTTTACAGCAATTACTCTATCGACTTATGGGATGCAgg CCTGAAGGAGCAGCTGTTGGAAATTATTTGATACAATATGCTCTGGCTTTGGTACTAAAAGAAAGTTTTAAAATCTATTGTGCTGTTAATGATGGAATTATCAATCTTATTGATAag TTTTTTGAGATGCCAAGACATGAAGCCATCAAAGCCCTTGATATATATAAAAGAGCAGGTCAACAG GCTGGAAGCCTTTCTGATTTTTATGATGTCTGCAAAAGATTGGAGCTTGCTAGAAATTTCCAGTTTCCTGTTCTCAGAGAG CCTCCACAATCCTTTCTTGCAACTATGGAAGAGTACATAAGAGAGGCACCAAGGTTGGTCTCCGGGCCAACTCAGACATTA GAATACCCAGAAAGACTTATGTTGACATATAAACCAGAAGCAGAagcagaagaagaagataaacatgaagaagaagaaacataTTCAACAAGTGATGAAATTAAAGCAGTCCCAATAAATGACTTTTTAGCTTCAAATCATGTTCATGagccacctccacctccacctccccaACCTACTTTTAACAGCCGGGACCCGGATGATTTACtg GGATTGAATTTTGATGATCCATTGCCTAATGGATCGGCTATTGAGGAAACCAATGCATTGGCTCTTGCCATTATTCCATCTG ATACAACATCTGGTTTTCAATCAAAAGATTTTGATCCAACTGGTTGGGAACTTGCTTTAGTCACCACTCCTTCCACCAATATCTCTTCAATTCAAGACAGACAATTG GCTGGTGGATTAGACTCGCTTACACTCAACAGCTTATACGATGAAGGAGCATATAGAGCCTCACAACAACCCGTTTACGGCTCACCCGCTCCAAACCCGTTTGACACACCCGACCCATTTGGTGCCCCACCCGGTCAACTCACACCCTACCACctgcctaaccctaaccctaaccctaacccgaACCCATTCGGTCCGTACCAACCGAACCTCATGATGGGCCCGGCCCCACCCAACCCTTTTTTCGATTCTGGGTTTGGTCAATTCCCGGTCAATAACGGGGCCCATCCTCATACCAACAATCCTTTTGGGACCACCTTATTATGA